From the genome of Terriglobales bacterium, one region includes:
- a CDS encoding M23 family metallopeptidase: MLISIVRTFLFVLIVLVFVAIGVLFFLSAKPAVEIPPALDVVGQTTPVSVTVKAPHGVRHVVAYIEQNGARHQVWETSQPATRWRWQRNVPDTVANFNVGTRSVPQLKDGDAKLVVEATSNDFRAATARAEKAVKVSSQPPTVSVDSDQHYLYLGMAELVTFNLGGGWTEGGVRVGDYTFRAWQMPGGKPGYFSIFAYPWNTPEGTAPLVYAKNAAGDTVTGGIVYQFPKKEQPKYRIRDLKLDEKFLQKVVNELDPNGSGDLVTRFLKINNEMRRSNNKTLSDLKFKTEPKFLWSQTFIQQPNSKVESNFADVRNYFYQGKKIDQQTHLGYDLSVTQHVGVTATNDGKVVYAAPLGIYGNCVVIDHGYGLQSIYGHLSEIGVKDGQMVKRGEVIGKSGQTGLAGGDHIHFSMQLEGVQIDPKSWWDSHWIQDHITKRVSLPSGAGD; the protein is encoded by the coding sequence ATGCTGATTTCCATTGTGCGGACCTTCCTCTTTGTACTCATTGTTCTCGTCTTCGTAGCGATTGGTGTCCTGTTCTTCCTGTCGGCAAAGCCAGCGGTGGAAATCCCGCCGGCCCTCGACGTCGTTGGGCAGACGACGCCGGTCAGCGTCACCGTGAAAGCGCCTCATGGAGTACGTCACGTGGTGGCGTATATCGAGCAAAACGGTGCACGGCATCAGGTGTGGGAGACCTCACAGCCGGCCACGCGCTGGAGATGGCAGCGCAACGTGCCTGACACGGTCGCGAACTTCAACGTGGGCACGCGATCTGTACCGCAATTGAAGGATGGCGACGCGAAGCTGGTAGTCGAGGCGACCTCGAACGATTTCCGGGCGGCAACCGCACGCGCAGAGAAGGCTGTGAAGGTATCGTCGCAGCCGCCGACAGTGAGCGTTGACTCCGACCAGCATTACCTCTATCTCGGAATGGCCGAGTTGGTGACATTCAACTTGGGTGGCGGCTGGACTGAAGGCGGAGTGCGGGTGGGCGATTATACGTTCCGCGCCTGGCAGATGCCGGGAGGGAAGCCCGGATACTTTTCGATCTTCGCATACCCGTGGAATACGCCAGAAGGAACAGCGCCGCTCGTGTACGCGAAGAACGCCGCGGGAGATACGGTGACCGGTGGCATCGTGTACCAGTTCCCGAAGAAGGAACAGCCGAAATACCGCATTCGAGACCTAAAACTCGACGAAAAATTTCTCCAAAAGGTGGTCAACGAACTTGATCCGAATGGCTCGGGCGACCTGGTCACGCGATTCCTGAAGATCAATAACGAAATGCGCCGGTCGAACAATAAGACACTGTCGGACCTGAAGTTTAAGACCGAGCCGAAGTTCCTCTGGTCGCAGACGTTTATTCAACAGCCGAATTCGAAGGTGGAGTCGAATTTCGCCGATGTGCGGAACTACTTCTACCAGGGCAAGAAGATCGACCAGCAGACTCACCTTGGCTACGATTTGTCGGTCACGCAACACGTCGGAGTAACGGCCACGAACGACGGCAAAGTGGTATACGCCGCACCGTTGGGGATCTATGGGAATTGCGTCGTGATCGATCACGGTTACGGGCTGCAGTCGATCTACGGTCACTTGAGCGAGATCGGCGTGAAAGATGGCCAAATGGTGAAGCGAGGGGAGGTCATCGGCAAGAGCGGCCAGACCGGCCTCGCGGGCGGAGATCACATCCACTTCAGCATGCAGCTAGAAGGCGTGCAGATCGATCCGAAAAGCTGGTGGGATTCCCACTGGATCCAGGACCACATTACGAAACGAGTTTCATTGCCAAGCGGAGCTGGTGACTAA
- a CDS encoding DUF2892 domain-containing protein: protein MTVERALRLMAGVVILLSMALANVFSPKWYYLTAFVGLNLLQSAFTNWCPAMMIFRKLGLKDANCAVASVITSK, encoded by the coding sequence ATGACTGTTGAACGTGCATTAAGGTTGATGGCGGGAGTGGTGATACTGCTCTCGATGGCACTGGCGAATGTGTTTTCGCCGAAGTGGTATTACCTGACGGCGTTTGTGGGACTGAACTTGCTTCAGTCGGCATTCACGAACTGGTGCCCGGCGATGATGATCTTCAGGAAACTAGGGTTGAAGGACGCGAACTGCGCAGTTGCATCGGTGATTACCTCTAAATGA